Proteins encoded in a region of the Suncus etruscus isolate mSunEtr1 chromosome 1, mSunEtr1.pri.cur, whole genome shotgun sequence genome:
- the DIS3L gene encoding DIS3-like exonuclease 1 isoform X2: MKARNRSIHGDVVVVELLPQNEWKGRTSALCENDGEDKASGEAPSEPMPTGRVVGILQKNWRDYVVTFPSKEEIQSQGKNAQKILVTPWDYRVPKIRISTQQAEALQDFRVIVRIDSWESTSLYPNGHFVRVLGRIGDLEGEIATILVENSISVVPFSEAQMCEMPVNTPENPWKVSPEEERVRRDLRKTHLVFSIDPKGCEDVDDTLSVRTLRNGNLELGVHIADVTHFVAPNSYIDIEARARATTYYLADRRYDMLPSVLSADLCSLLGGVDRYAVSVLWELDKTSYEIQKVWYGRTIIQSAYKLFYEAAQELLDGNISIVDDIPEFQNLDEKSRQDKLEELMWAIRKLTDIARHIRAKRAHCGALELEGVEVHVQLDGKNIHDLIPKQPLEVHETVAECMILANHWVAKKIWESFPHQALLRQHPPPHQEFFTELRECAKAKGFFIDTRSNKTLADSLDNANDPNDPIINKLLRSMATQAMSNALYFSTGSCAEEEFHHYGLALDKYTHFTSPIRRYSDIIVHRLLMAAISKDKQMGIKENLFNNKDLEELCRHINNRNRAAQHSQKQSTELFQCMYFKDKDPETKERYLSDGVIYSIRTNGVLVFIPRFGIKGAAYLKNKDGLVISCGPDGQSEWKPGSLQRYQNKITSTTTGGESVKFHLFDHVTVKISVQASRCHSDTIRLEITSNKPYVTPETRLFHQSALLQKSDLVKEVTRSMEEAQLAQEVKVNLIQDEHREYCQTKGRSLYILLEEIRDLALQDVSGNFGI, from the exons ATGAAGGCACGAAACCGCTCGATTCATGGAGATGTGGTGGTTGTAGAACTGCTTCCTCAGAACGAGTGGAAGGGAAGGACCTCAGCCCTGTGCGAGAACGATGGGGAGGACAAGGCTTCAGGAGAGGCGCCCAGTGAACCCATGCCCACAG GTAGAGTGGTGGGCATCCTTCAGAAGAACTGGCGGGATTATGTGGTGACATTTCCATCCAAAGAAGAGATCCAGTCTCAAGGCAAAAATGCTCAGAAAATCCTAGTCACGCCTTGGGATTACAGAGTTCCCAAAATTCGAATCAGCACCCAGCAAGCAGAGGCCCTCCAG GACTTCAGAGTGATTGTGCGCATTGATTCCTGGGAGTCCACATCCCTGTATCCGAATGGACATTTCGTTCGAGTTTTAGGAAGGATCGGTGATTTGGAAGGGGAGATCGCAACCATCCTGGTGGAAAACAGTATTTCAGTGGTTCCATTTTCAGAAGCTCAG ATGTGTGAGATGCCCGTGAACACCCCAGAAAACCCTTGGAAAGTGAGTCCCGAGGAAGAACGAGTGCGCAGAGACTTGCGGAAAACCCATCTCGTGTTCAGCATTGACCCCAAAGGTTGTGAAGACGTAGATGATACACTGTCGGTGAGAACCCTGAGGAACGGCAACCTGGAGCTTGGGGTTCATATTGCAGATGTGACCCACTTTGTGGCACCAAATTCTTACATCGATATTGAAGCCAGAGCAAG GGCCACCACATATTACTTAGCAGATCGCCGCTATGACATGCTGCCCTCTGTCCTCAGTGCAGATCTGTGCTCCCTCTTGGGAGGTGTGGATAG GTATGCTGTAAGTGTCCTGTGGGAGCTGGATAAAACCTCATATGAAATTCAGAAGGTGTGGTATGGTAGGACCATCATTCAGTCAGCGTACAAACTGTTCTATGAAGCAGCACAGGAACTCCTAGATGGAAACATCAGTATCGTTGATGATATCCCCGAGTTCCAAAATCTGGACGAGAAGAGCAGACAAGACAAACTAGAAGAGCTGATGTGGGCCATAAGGAAGTTGACGGACATCGCCCGCCACATCCGAGCCAAGCGCGCCCATTGTGGCGCTCTGGAACTGGAAGGGGTCGAGGTCCATGTACAGCTCGATGGGAAGAACATTCACGACCTCATCCCGAAGCAGCCCCTGGAAGTCCATGAGACGGTGGCAGAGTGCATGATCCTGGCCAACCACTGGGTAGCTAAGAAGATCTGGGAGAGCTTCCCTCATCAGGCCTTGCTGCGCCAGCATCCTCCTCCACACCAGGAATTCTTCACTGAGCTCCGGGAATGTGCTAAAGCAAAAGGCTTCTTCATAGACACacg GTCCAATAAAACACTGGCTGATTCTCTGGATAATGCTAATGACCCAAATGACCCCATCATCAACAAGCTTCTGCGGTCTATGGCCACGCAGGCCATGTCCAATGCGCTCTACTTCTCTACAGGATCATGTGCAGAGGAAGAATTCCATCATTATG GCCTTGCATTAGATAAATACACACACTTTACTTCTCCAATAAGAAGATACTCAGATATTATAGTACATCGGTTATTAATGGCCGCCATTTCAAAAGACAAGCAAATGGGAATAAAGGAAAATTTGTTCAACAACAAAGATCTTGAAGAATTATGCAGACATATCAACAATAGAAACAGA gCAGCACAGCACTCACAGAAGCAATCTACTGAGCTTTTCCAGTGCATGTATTTTAAAGACAAAGACCCAGAAACTAAGGAGCGCTATCTATCTGATGGGGTTATTTATTCTATTAGAACAAATGGTGTTCTTGTATTCATACCAAG ATTTGGAATTAAAGGTGCTGcttatctgaaaaataaagatgGCTTAGTGATCTCATGTGGTCCAGACGGTCAGTCTGAATGGAAACCAGGATCCCTTCAACGCTATCAAAACAAAATCACTTCAACCACCACAGGAGGGGAATCTGTGAAGTTCCATTTGTTTGACCACGTAACA GTGAAAATATCTGTCCAGGCTTCTCGCTGTCATTCAGATACCATCAGGCTAGAAATCACCAGCAACAAGCCATACGTGACCCCAGAAACCAGATTATTTCATCAGAGTGCCCTTCTGCAAAAAAGTGACTTAGTTAAAGAAGTTACAAGATCTATGGAGGAAGCACAGCTTGCCCAGGAAGTTAAAGTCAACCTCATACAGGATGAGCACCGAGAATATTGCCAGACGAAGGGGAGAAGCCTCTATATACTTCTAGAGGAGATACGGGACCTGGCTCTCCAGGATGTCTCAGGCAATTTTGGAATATGA